The uncultured Cohaesibacter sp. genome window below encodes:
- a CDS encoding YHS domain-containing (seleno)protein, with protein sequence MLLALWSGMSLEAHATAQSRRVVTDANTGFAIYGYDPVAYFTEHSAVRGSREHEYVWNGVSWLFASQANKAVFMQNPDVYAPQFGGHGALAVARGYASDGNPNVWAIYRNRLFLFYSYTARAAWTEAVDLHVERADQQWPAIENTLSR encoded by the coding sequence ATGCTCCTTGCTCTGTGGTCAGGCATGAGCCTTGAGGCACATGCCACGGCGCAATCCCGGCGCGTGGTGACAGATGCCAATACCGGCTTTGCCATCTACGGCTATGATCCGGTTGCCTATTTCACCGAGCATTCCGCCGTACGCGGCTCCCGCGAGCATGAATATGTCTGGAATGGCGTCTCCTGGCTGTTCGCCTCGCAGGCCAACAAGGCCGTGTTCATGCAGAACCCTGATGTCTATGCGCCGCAGTTCGGCGGGCATGGGGCTCTGGCTGTGGCACGGGGTTATGCGTCCGATGGCAACCCCAATGTCTGGGCCATCTATCGCAACCGTCTCTTCCTGTTCTATTCCTACACGGCGCGGGCTGCCTGGACCGAAGCGGTGGACCTGCATGTGGAGCGGGCCGACCAGCAATGGCCTGCTATCGAGAACACGCTTTCAAGGTAG
- a CDS encoding histidine phosphotransferase family protein → MSGIETLSSMDLAALLCSRVCHDIISPVGAIINGLEVLEEDNGEEMETFAMELITKSASTASAKLQFARLAFGAAGSAGAEIDTGDAESVARGYMKSEKAEIEWEGTRVLMPKNLVKLLLNLIMISITTIPRGGTIKVSLEGESKYPTFRLISEGKNARIPASLDRLLRGRPADEQGFTANSIQPYYTGLLAREAKMDLSFDWVDDVITIEAKPVHIPNPEEMIGVAIPSEEPAGA, encoded by the coding sequence ATGTCTGGTATTGAAACTCTGTCCTCCATGGATTTGGCCGCGCTGCTGTGCAGCCGTGTCTGTCACGATATCATCAGTCCGGTTGGGGCCATTATCAACGGCCTTGAAGTTCTGGAGGAAGACAACGGCGAGGAAATGGAAACCTTCGCCATGGAGCTCATTACCAAGAGCGCCAGCACCGCCTCTGCGAAGCTGCAGTTTGCCCGGCTTGCTTTCGGGGCCGCCGGTTCGGCTGGCGCCGAGATCGACACCGGTGACGCCGAAAGCGTTGCGCGCGGCTACATGAAATCGGAGAAGGCAGAGATCGAGTGGGAAGGCACACGCGTTCTGATGCCGAAGAATCTGGTCAAGCTGCTACTGAACCTCATCATGATCAGCATCACCACCATTCCGCGCGGTGGCACCATCAAGGTTTCCCTTGAGGGCGAGTCCAAATATCCGACCTTCCGTCTGATATCCGAAGGCAAGAATGCCCGCATCCCGGCAAGCCTTGACCGGCTGCTGCGCGGCCGCCCTGCCGATGAGCAGGGTTTCACGGCCAATTCCATCCAGCCTTACTACACCGGCCTGCTTGCCCGTGAAGCGAAGATGGATCTGTCCTTCGACTGGGTTGACGATGTCATCACCATCGAAGCCAAGCCGGTGCACATTCCTAACCCGGAAGAAATGATCGGTGTTGCCATTCCGAGTGAGGAACCTGCGGGAGCATGA